A genomic segment from Nicotiana tabacum cultivar K326 chromosome 7, ASM71507v2, whole genome shotgun sequence encodes:
- the LOC107786588 gene encoding protein DEHYDRATION-INDUCED 19 homolog 4 codes for MDSDSWTRLFTSSRRYQSRSDIYNIGEEYDGEEESRPEFLCPFCAEDFDIVGLCCHIDEEHPIEAKNGICPVCAKRVGMDLVGHITQQHGNILKVQHRRRFRRGGTSALSILRRELREGNLQSILGGSSRLVSSSTTDPDPLLSSFIHNTPLANEIPDVQPLPCTKQSSKQESTLENSYERNVQPPPLSDKDQEEKARRSEFVQGLLLSTFLEEDL; via the exons ATATCTATAACATAGGAGAGGAGTATGACGGTGAAGAGGAATCGAGGCCAGAGTTTCTGTGTCCTTTCTGTGCTGAGGATTTTGATATTGTTGGCCTCTGTTGTCATATCGATGAAGAGCATCCTATTGAGGCTAAGAATGGG ATATGTCCGGTTTGTGCAAAAAGGGTTGGAATGGATTTGGTTGGTCATATTACTCAGCAACATGGAAATATTTTAAAG GTACAGCACAGGAGAAGATTTCGAAGGGGTGGTACTTCGGCTCTCTCTATTTTAAGAAGAGAGCTAAGGGAAGGAAATCTGCAATCCATCCTTGGGGGATCCTCTCGTTTGGTTTCTTCCTCCACTACAGATCCCGAtcccttgttatcttcattcatTCACAATACACCTTTGGCTAATGAAATTCCTGATGTTCAACCTTTACCTTGTACTAAGCAAAGTTCAAAACAAGAAAGCACTCTTGAAAACTCCTACGAAAG AAATGTTCAGCCACCTCCACTATCTGACAAAGACCAGGAGGAGAAGGCCAGGAGAAGTGAGTTTGTGCAAGGGCTGCTGCTGTCCACCTTTCTTGAAGAGGACTTGTAA